The Fusarium keratoplasticum isolate Fu6.1 chromosome 8, whole genome shotgun sequence genome includes a region encoding these proteins:
- a CDS encoding Mannose-6-phosphate isomerase — protein MQVPLLRLRCGVNSYAWGKKGNESAAARFAAATPSDDLKIESDTPYAELWMGTHPSNPSRDVNTGRSLLELVQDNKAFLSSTIISRYGEKLPFLFKVLSINKALSIQAHPNKKLAEQLHARDPKNYPDDNHKPEMAIAITPFEGLCGFRPLAEIAHFLESVPALRALVGDEAAAEFAKVAKDEEEGVSEDKKALLKKVFGALMNSSAEAIAEQTAKLVEQASNEGASFAAGGVAATSGEKLSELVQRCHGEFGDDIGLFVLFFLNFVTLEPGEALFLVADDIHAYISGDIMECMAASDNVVRAGFTPKFKDVSTLVDMLTYNYAPIEEQKMSPTEYPYATLNRSGYSSGSAVVLYDPPIDEFSVVRTLLRGDGAKATFEPLDGPSIVICTSGKGKISVGPTSAEIREGWVYFVGATAECVLESEGGEDDEFTTYKAFCEIDDSKEKL, from the exons ATGCAGGTTCCTCTACTAAGACTGCGATGCGGCGTCAACTCGTACGCCTggggcaagaagggcaatGAGTCTGCCGCTGCTCGCTTCGCTGCTGCTACGCCATCTGATGACCTCAAGATCGAGTCTGACACTCCTTACGCTGAG CTCTGGATGGGCACACATCCCTCAAATCCCTCCCGAGACGTCAACACCGGCCGAtccctcctcgagctcgtccAGGACAACAAAGCCTTCCTCTCgtccaccatcatctcccgcTACGGAGAGAAGCTCCCCTTCCTCTTCAAGGTGCTCTCGATAAACAAGGCCCTCTCAATCCAGGCCCACCCaaacaagaagctcgccgagCAGCTCCACGCCCGCGACCCCAAGAACTACCCCGATGACAACCACAAGCCCGAGAtggccatcgccatcaccccCTTCGAGGGTCTCTGCGGGTTCCGCCCTCTGGCTGAGATTGCGCACTTTCTTGAGTCTGTGCCTGCGCTGAGGGCTCTGGTGGGAGACGAGGCTGCTGCCGAGTTTGccaaggttgccaaggatgaggaggagggtgttagtgaggacaagaaggcgctgctgaagaaggtcTTTGGCGCGCTCATGAACTCGTCTGCTGAGGCGATTGCTGAGCAGACTGCTAAGCTGGTTGAGCAAGCGAGCAACGAGGGTGCTAGTTTTGCTGCTGGCGGCGTGGCTGCTACGTCTGGCGAGAAGCTTTCTGAGCTTGTCCAGCGATGTCACGGCGAGTTTGGCGACGACATTGGCCTGTTtgtgctcttcttcctcaacttTGTCACCCTCGAGCCTGGTGAGGCTTTGTTCCTGGTTGCTGATGATATTCACGCCTACATCTCTGGAGATATCATGGAGTGCATGGCTGCCTCGGACAACGTTGTCCGCGCGGGCTTCAcccccaagttcaaggaTGTTTCTACCCTTGTCGACATGTTGACCTACAACTACGCCCCCATCGAGGAGCAAAAGATGTCACCCACAGAGTACCCCTACGCGACACTCAACCGCAGTGGCTACAGCTCAGGCTCAGCCGTGGTCCTCTACGACCCTCCTATCGACGAGTTCAGCGTGGTGCGCACCCTGCTCCGGGGTGATGGCGCAAAGGCCACCTTTGAGCCCCTCGACGGGCCCAGCATCGTCATCTGCACCagcggcaagggcaagatctCTGTCGGCCCCACGAGCGCCGAGATTCGCGAGGGGTGGGTGTACTTTGTCGGCGCTACGGCCGAGTGCGTGCTCGAGTccgagggaggagaggatgatgagttTACGACTTATAAGGCGTTTTGCGAGATTGATGACTCCAAAGAGAAGCTATGA
- a CDS encoding Peptidyl-prolyl cis-trans isomerase gives MSVLLETSVGDIVIDLLVDHAPKLCENFLKLCKVKYYNFSPVHSVQKNFSFQTGDPLGPLSKDSDGGSSIWGHLSGDTSKRTFPAFFHPKLKHLERGTVSMATAPLQSDPDTRVAASQFIITLGEDTDFLDGKAAIFGKVVEGFDALEKVNEAIVDDKGYPLIDIRIKHTVILDDPYPDPPGLREPSSSPPPTDQQLKTVRIADEAALHADDNVDEEELEKRRRNREAQAQALTLEMMGDLPFAEVKPPENVLFVCKLNPVTGDEDLELIFGRFGKILSCEVIRDQKTGDSLQYAFIEYEDKASCEAAYFKMQDVLIDDRRIHVDFSQSVSKLSDVWRNDTNKKRRANAGRGGWGGVRELEKRRQYREERERSTEGDYGMVYGEEEMKGKLERNGPGRQRDDGPPPKPRDAEGSGRRRSRSRSPRPRDRSRDRYRKPRDDRRGDRRDWDRRDRDRNRDRDRDRRDRDRDRDRYGRDDYDRRSRR, from the exons ATGTctgtcctcctcgagaccaGCGTGGGCGATATCGTCATCGACCTCTTGGTCGACCATGCGCCGAAGCTCTGCGAAAA TTTCCTCAAACTTTGCAAAGTCAAGTACTACAACTTCTCACCCGTTCACTCCGTTCAAAAGAACTTCTCCTTCCAGACCGGCGACCCTCTCGGCCCTCTCTCTAAAGACTCTGATGGCGGCTCGTCAATATGGGGTCATTTGTCCGGCGACACTTCGAAACGAACGTTTCCTGCCTTCTTTCACCCGAAGTTGAAACACCTTGAGCGAGGGACGGTCAGCATGGCGACAGCACCACTGCAATCCGACCCAGACACGCGCGTGGCGGCTTCCCAATTCATCATCACACTGGGCGAGGACACGGATTTCTTGGATGGAAAAgctgccatctttggcaagGTTGTGGAAGGATTTGATGCTTTGGAAAAGGTCAACGAGGCGATTGTCGATGACAAGGGCTATCCCCTCATCGATATCCGGATAAAGCACACAGTCATTCTGGATGACCCCTATCCTGACCCGCCTGGACTACGGGAACCGAGCTCGAGTCCTCCTCCTACCGACCAGCAACTTAAAACCGTTCGGATTGCCGATGAGGCGGCACTTCACGCTGATGACAatgttgacgaggaggagctggaaaAACGACGACGCAACCGGGAGGCGCAGGCGCAAGCACTGActctggagatgatgggtgaTCTGCCGTTTGCCGAAGTGAAACCTCCCGAGAATGTCTTGTTCGTCTGCAAGCTGAACCCGGTCACCGGGGATGAGGACTTGGAGCTGATTTTTGGCCGGTTCGGCAAAATCTTGAGCTGCGAAGTAATCAGGGATCAAAAGACAGGCGACAGTCTCCAGTATGCATTCATCGAATACGAGGACAAGGCATCTTGCGAGGCAGCATACTTCAAGATGCAGGATGTTTTGATTGACGACCGACGAATTCACGTCGACTTTTCCCAGAGCGTCAGCAAGCTTAGCGACGTGTGGAGAAACGACACCAACAAGAAGCGTCGAGCCAATGCTGGTCGCGGCGGCTGGGGAGGTGTTcgggagctggagaagcgcCGACAGTACCgtgaagagagggagaggagcaCTGAAGGCGACTACGGAATGGTCTacggagaggaggagatgaagggaaAGCTGGAGCGCAATGGACCTGGTCGACAGAGGGATGATGGCCCTCCACCGAAGCCTCGCGATGCTGAAGGTTCGGGACGACGACGGAGTCGAAGCCGGAGCCCTCGACCGCGAGACCGAAGTCGAGACCGGTATCGCAAACCCAGGGATGACCGCCGAGGGGACAGACGAGACTGGGACCGGCGAGATCGAGATAGAaaccgagaccgagaccgcGATCGCAGAGACCGAGATAGAGATAGGGATCGATATGGGCGGGACGATTATGACCGCAGGTCGAGGAGGTAA
- a CDS encoding Zn(2)-C6 fungal-type domain-containing protein — protein sequence MVTPTCYSPADVRRYSRMNGYSSYPERRSLAYPIHPDTRTTVMTERDMIDDVTPQRKRIAVACGRCRKRKIRCSGDSGNGGPCTNCKNAGYEPCQFLRVASQETPMKQESFNYSLEASRQYQARGSSVVPPLPSTTSHYPDGLPMSASDPIIYRAPTTFAYTTKPLYPLSNWGHGYAEDQGINYTMYPPAYPSMQDSDYGINYRIGSGTVGKSEGICVDTEPNYAYSSGPPTTSLVHRPAPVAADSTNMSFQNMAAGVNMGDRVLPMPVGRSSLPNSIGSSSSSYRNDSGCGSIFGSGGRGSSAQTSTTAGTSPASPDSETPSSYTSYEPSSVASAAGLSSYPPITLASQLTRTSNDLYTHANSSEASLYTPADSMRVGGGGPGPDLTYRYTDTTTAATTAAATASARRKLPMMNGGSGSVGSSFSMAHGATTYMAQPASYMLPPGDVGGTGAEAAADSYRKTAGTLRG from the exons ATGGTGACCCCGACCTGCTACTCGCCGGCCGACGTCCGACGGTATAGCAGGATGAATGGCTACTCCTCATACCCGGAGCGCCGGAGTCTGGCTTACCCCATCCACCCGGATACACGAACGACCGTCATGACTGAGAGAGACATGATTGATGATGTAACGCCCCAAAGGAAGCGCATCGCAGTCGCT TGTGGGCGGTGTCGAAAGAGGAAGATCCGGTGCAGCGGCGATTCCGGGAATGGGGGACCATGCACAAACTGCAAGAACGCAGGCTACGAGCCCTGCCAGTTTCTCAGA GTTGCTTCGCAAGAGACACCCATGAAGCAGGAGTCGTTTAACTATAGCCTAGAGGCTTCTCGACAGTATCAAGCGCGAGGAAGCTCCGTCGTACCGCCTCTCCCGTCGACTACCTCTCACTACCCCGATGGCTTGCCGATGAGTGCCAGCGACCCCATCATCTATCGAGCTCCCACGACCTTTGCGTATACCACAAAGCCCCTCTACCCCCTCTCCAACTGGGGCCATGGATACGCTGAAGATCAAGGCATCAACTACACCATGTATCCGCCGGCGTACCCTTCGATGCAAGACTCGGACTATGGCATCAACTATCGCATCGGCTCCGGCACGGTAGGCAAGTCTGAGGGCATCTGCGTCGACACGGAGCCCAACTACGCCTACAGCAGCGGGCCTCCGACCACGAGCCTGGTACACCGACCGGCTCCGGTGGCGGCCGACTCGACGAACATGTCGTTCCAGAACATGGCAGCGGGCGTCAACATGGGCGACAGGGTACTGCCCATGCCCGTGGGACGATCATCACTACCTAATTCAATAgggtcctcgtcgtcgtcgtacCGGAACGATTCGGGCTGCGGCTCCATCTTCGGGAGCGGCGGCAGGGGCTCCTCGGCGCAGACGTCGACCACGGCGGGCACGTCGCCTGCGAGCCCAGATTCCGAGACGCCTTCGAGTTATACGAGTTACGAGCCCTCGAGCGTAGCTTCGGCCGCGGGCTTATCCTCGTATCCTCCTATCACACTAGCCTCGCAGCTCACCCGCACGAGCAATGATCTCTACACACATGCCAACTCCTCCGAGGCTTCTCTCTATACTCCGGCCGACTCGATGCGcgtcggaggaggaggtccagGACCCGACCTCACGTACCGCTACACGGACACTACAACGGCAGCGACTACGGCGGCCGCTACGGCGTCGGCGCGCCGTAAGCTGCccatgatgaacggcggcAGTGGCAGCGTTGGGTCGTCGTTCTCGATGGCACACGGCGCCACGACGTACATGGCGCAGCCCGCGTCGTACATGCTCCCTCCTGGAGACGTCGGAGGCACGGGGGCAGAAGCCGCGGCGGATAGCTACCGCAAGACTGCGGGGACACTTCGAGGATGA
- a CDS encoding 40S ribosomal protein S24 translates to MADNDSPVTLRTRKFIRNPLLGRKQMVVDILHPNRANISKDELREKLGGLYKAQKDQISVFGLRTQYGGGKTTGFALVYDSPEAMKKFEPQYRLVRVGLATKAERASRQQRKQRKNRQKTLRGTAKVKGAKAKKDK, encoded by the exons ATGGCGGACAACGACTCCCCCGTCACCCTCCGAACTCGCAAGTTCATCCGCAACCCTCTGCTGGGCCGCAAGCAGATGGTCGT TGACATCCTCCACCCCAACCGCGCCAACATCTCCAAGGATGAGCTCCGCGAGAAGCTCGGCGGCCTCTACAAGGCCCAGAAGGACCAGATCTCCGTCTTCGGTCTCCGAACCCAGTACGGTGGCGGCAAGACCACCGGCTTCGCCCTCGTCTACGACTCCCCcgaggccatgaagaagtTCGAGCCCCAGTACCGATTGGTGCGGGTTGGCCTcgccaccaaggccgagcGTGCCTCGCGACAGCAGC GCAAGCAGCGCAAGAACCGACAAAAGACCCTCCGCGGAACGGCAAAGGTCAAGGGTgccaaggcgaagaaggaCAAATAA
- a CDS encoding FAD-binding-3 domain-containing protein → MSSPRTVAIIGSAIAGPTLALQILSHPILRRTFTPILFDSSPSPSDSGSHAGATVGLFANGLYPLHRLGLESSIKTQGFECGALSTWSCDYEGGVERLNTQGDLMWSGDLQTGVVYFERWALQKLLVEKVKELGGEVNWEKKAVDFTSLDDGTMRVAFEDGTNITTDLLIGADGGYSGVRRFILNQRNKATAEERWLPDFMGLTGIYGVSTSEQAPSSTAKFSESHLMLLNDGFLATGPCPQGRTRWDLILPEASPPSSSSPIESGLKPNAEPWQSSILPSQYPLSSTVDILRQHRNVFHPYAGSLEALFSSADRIIRTPLRQRVWEQDEIQWGNVALIGDAARLMLPTSGQGTGFAIEDATVLARSLLKHATSDAKTGIRVALEEYARVREPRSKKMGSLAAVAATWSTSKSWFWRGLRYYGSKWQRDRPEPSRGTNKDGWPFNERIDVDDSPK, encoded by the exons ATGTCCTCCCCTAGAAcagtcgccatcatcggctcCGCAATAGCCGGCCCAACCCTCGCCCTCCAAATCCTCTCCCACCCCATCCTCCGCCGCACCTTCACCCCAATCCTCTTCGACTcatccccctccccctcagACTCTGGTTCCCACGCCGGCGCAACAGTCGGCCTATTCGCCAATGGTCTCTACCCGTTACaccgtcttggcctcgagtcTTCAATCAAGACACAAGGCTTTGAGTGTGGTGCATTGTCGACGTGGAGCTGTGATTATGAGGGTGGAGTTGAGAGGTTAAATACGCAGGGCGATCTTATGTGGAGTGGTGATCTTCAGACGGGCGTTGTCTACTTTGAGAGATGGGCTTTACAGAAATTGCTGGTTGAAAAGGTGAAAGAACTTGGTGGTGAAGTGAACTGGGAGAAAAAGGCCGTCGACTTCACCTCCCTCGACGATGGAACCATGAGGGTCGCCTTTGAAGACGGAACAAACATAACGACAGACCTCCTTATCGGCGCTGATGGAGGATACTCTGGCGTCAGAAGGttcatcctcaaccagaGAAACAAGGCCACCGCGGAGGAGAGATGGCTGCCCGACTTTATGGGCTTAACTGGTATATACGGCGTATCTACCAGTGAGCAAGCACCGTCTTCAACAGCCAAGTTCAGCGAATCTCACCTTATGCTGCTCAATGACGGCTTTCTCGCCACAGGTCCTTGTCCCCAAGGCAGAACACGTTGGgatctcatcctccccgaAGCTtcacctccttcatcatcctcacccaTCGAATCCGGCCTTAAGCCTAACGCAGAACCATGGCAATCTTCAATACTCCCAAGCCAATATCCTCTCAGTTCCACTGTCGATATCCTCCGTCAGCACCGCAACGTCTTCCACCCCTACGCCGGCAGCCTCGAAGCCCTCTTCTCATCCGCAGACCGCATCATCCGCACGCCCCTCCGTCAACGTGTATGGGAACAGGATGAAATCCAATGGGGAAACGTAGCTCTCATCGGAGACGCAGCACGTCTGATGCTGCCGACAAGTGGTCAGGGAACAGGCTTCGCCATTGAGGATGCCACGGTATTAGCGAGATCACTACTCAAGCACGCAACTTCAGATGCAAAGACCGGTATTAGAGTTGCGCTGGAAGAGTATGCACGAGTTAGGGAGCCGAGATccaagaagatgggcagTCTTGCGGCGGTGGCGGCGACGTGGAGTACCAGCAAGTCGTGGTTCTGGAGGGGGTTGAGGTACTACGGGTCAAAGTGGCAGCGCGATAGACCAGAGCCAAG CAGGGGAACGAACAAAGACGGCTGGCCGTTCAACGAGAGGATTGATGTCGACGACTCACCCAAGTGA
- a CDS encoding putative GTP cyclohydrolase-2, which produces MPSDAMSGSPAGSSTALPSFYSPKTQNADEKAPSYNEVGGRTLEQSIEDLSLSPAPSTPASASVSAHAEGPETPIGQPPPPSLLSPAFTPPSTPGTSTPATPGPRGVPVDSSIASGGCGSKRPKLLETLPHVECVVRARIPTVNGTEMFLHLYTNNVDNKEHLAIVFGNDIRSKSLDAPQEGETEMDRMVRGAYTGKLFPGRETSGMSGANTPTGEASSRQVPLVRIHSECYTGETAWSARCDCGEQLDEAARLMSQNKAGGIIIYLRQEGRGIGLGEKLKAYNLQDLGSDTVEANLLLRHPADARSYGLATAMLLDLGQKDIRLLTNNPDKIRAVEGPNREVVVKERVAMVPLSWRGRGGFRSQEVEGYLKTKIEKMGHMLDMGGLPQ; this is translated from the exons ATGCCGTCTGATGCCATGTCAGGCTCACCGGCGGGCTCTAGCACTGCTCTCCCCTCCTTCTACTCCCCTAAGACACAGAATGCCGACGAAAAGGCCCCGTCGTACAATGAAGTCGGTGGTCGAACCCTAGAGCAGTCTATAGAAGACTTGTCCCTCTCCCCCGCTCCCTCCACTcccgcctccgcctccgtcTCCGCTCACGCCGAGGGCCCCGAGACCCCCATCGGCCAACCGCCCCCGCCGTCCCTGCTGTCGCCCGCCTTTACGCCGCCAAGCACGCCCGGAACATCGACACCTGCGACTCCTGGGCCTCGTGGTGTTCCTGTTGATAGTTCAATTGCCTCGGGAGGATGCGGCTCCAAGCGGCCCAAGCTGCTTGAGACTCTGCCACATGTCGAGTGTGTCGTCCGCGCCCGCATTCCCACAGTCAATGGTACAGAGATGTTTTTGCATCTCTACACCAACAATGTTGATAACAAGGAGCACCTTGCCATTGTATTTGGAAATGACATCAGAAGTAAGAGTCTGGATGCCCCCCAAGAGGGTGAGACCGAGATGGATCGCATGGTGCGCGGCGCATACACCGGTAAACTGTTTCCTGGTAGGGAAACCAGTGGTATGAGTGGAGCAAATACACCAACGGGAGAAGCATCATCGCGACAGGTCCCTCTTGTCAGAATCCATTCCGAGTGTTACACAGGCGAGACAGCATGGTCAGCGCGATGCGACTGTGGCGAGCAACTCGATGAAGCGGCGCGCCTTATGAGCCAGAACAAGGCCGGCGGTATCATCATATACCTgcgacaagaaggccgcGGAATCGGTCttggcgagaagctcaaggcgtACAACCTCCAGGACCTTGGCTCGGACACTGTTGAGGCAAATTTGCTTCTGCGACACCCCGCCGATGCTCGAAGCTATGGTTTGGCCACAGCCATGCTGTTGGATCTTGGCCAAAAGGATATCCGACTGCTGACCAACAACCCCGACAAGATTCGCGCGGTTGAGGGTCCCAACCGCGAGGTTGTGGTCAAGGAGCGTGTGGCCATGGTGCCTCTGTCttggaggggaaggggaggttTCCGGAGCCAGGAGGTGGAGGGTTACCTCAAGACGAAG ATCGAGAAGATGGGCCACATGCTAGATATGGGAGGACTCCCACAGTAA